From one Pempheris klunzingeri isolate RE-2024b chromosome 5, fPemKlu1.hap1, whole genome shotgun sequence genomic stretch:
- the agk gene encoding acylglycerol kinase, mitochondrial, producing the protein MARVVKVFRTLRNHWKKSTFAVCVLSYGGHWLYGKHCDNVLRREACLVAREFGRQQIAPQERLRKATVILNPAACSGKANNLFEKNAAPILHLSGVEITIVKTDYEGQAKKLIELMEQTDMLIVAGGDGTLQEVITGLLRRPDQDAFSNIPIGFIPLGARNSLSPSLHHLSDNKVKDITAATLSILKGETVPLDVLQIKGEKEQPVFALMGLRWGAFRDVAATISKYWYLGPLKMSAAHWFRTLQEWPLAREVSVSYSAPKLRPPDLLPQKPPRPSLLYRIARRLKNYWNPPIEEPPKAEEPEEWKEQQLSTLELFIQTHNKNPVKRRINDSLMICAEPDDFTVGEFITVGNKKEEDSTVFTKNATKLEASACQLQLPQDAGGFYNIDNEEYEAMPVEVRLLPRKLHFFISAERREQLSLQTQ; encoded by the exons TGTTCTGCGGAGAGAGGCTTGTCTAGTGGCCAGG GAATTTGGGCGTCAACAGATAGCACCACAGGAGCGGCTGAGGAAAGCAACAGTGATCCTGAACCCTGCAGCTTGCAGCGG GAAAGCCAACAACCTGTTTGAAAAGAACGCTGCTCCTATTTTACACCTGTCTGGTGTGGAGATTACAATAGTAAAG ACAGATTATGAAGGCCAGGCAAAAAAACTGATTGAGCTCATGGAGCAGACGGACATGCTGATCGTGGCCGGAGGGGACGGCACCTTGCAGGAAGTCATCACAGGTTTACTGCGAAGGCCGGACCAA GACGCATTCAGTAACATACCGATTGGATTCATTCCACTGGGTGCTCGCAATAGCCTGAGTCCAAGTCTCCACCACCTCAGTGACAACAAGGTCAA agacattacagcagcaacactgtCCATTCTGAAGGGAGAAACTGTACCTCTGGATGTGCTACAAATCAAA gGTGAGAAAGAGCAGCCGGTCTTCGCTCTGATGGGGCTACGTTGGGGTGCTTTTAGAGATGTGGCTGCAACAATCAGCAA ATACTGGTACCTTGGACCACTGAAGATGAGTGCAGCACATTGGTTTAGAACTCTACAG GAGTGGCCCCTGGCCCGGGAAGTCTCGGTGTCCTACTCTGCTCCCAAGCTGCGGCCCCCAGACCTGCTCCCTCAGAAGCCCCCCAGGCCCAGTCTGCTCTACCGCATCGCCCGCAGACTGAAAAACTACTGGAACCCCCCAATTGAAG AGCCTCCAAAAGCAGAGGAGCCAGAGGAGtggaaggagcagcagctgtcgACACTAGAGCTGTTTATTCAAACGCACAACAAAAACCCAGTGAAGAGG CGCATAAACGACTCCCTGATGATCTGTGCAGAGCCAGACGATTTCACTGTGGGCGAGTTCATCACCGTCGG aaataaaaaagaagaggacTCCACTGTATTCACTAAGAATGCCACAAAACTGGAAGCCAGTGCTtgccagctgcagctgccacag GATGCCGGTGGCTTCTACAATATCGACAACGAGGAGTACGAGGCCATGCCTGTAGAAGTGAGGCTGTTGCCACGGAAACTACACTTCTTCATCAGTGCAGAGCGCAGAGAGCAGCTCAGCTTACAGACGCAGTGA